One window from the genome of Nitrospiraceae bacterium encodes:
- a CDS encoding filamentous hemagglutinin N-terminal domain-containing protein, with translation MSVGIAAEAQVPPPPITSSGLNTQVSAPVNLPGGAVQHNITGGTRPGGGANLFHSFGEFGVPTNNIANFLNDSALPTTNILSRVTGGNPSNIFGTIQTQGFANANLFLMNPAGIVFGPNASLNVGGAAHFTTADYLKLSDGVQFTAMPSAQDALLSVAPVAAFGFLAANPAPISVEGSALSVSDGQTLSFVGGDITIGSGLNALGGKIALASVGSPGEVLADTYASVPNVNGESFTKMGKISLLEGTLLNVSGDSAGTVIIRGGQLMMTHATISADTVDSDGASTAIDVDVTGDLSILAVDGPALTARTRGKGNAGDIRLKSGGNMDFSVMPSEEFLNEGNGLLPIIDTQTFGLGNAGNITMASQGNITVKGDLNFDVLAFLASTGNDGLNTGNGGDLSITANNFFNDYSFFSTGSYYSFFSGGEGASNAGNVTISATEKINLYFSDIVTDSFDFINDVGGGRSGDVTLKAHEINFDQSNISTTGWIQSGNVTVNADILTMSDSLFETINRTVPGGAVTITGRVIELSGSSIVSTTKENADAGDITITAFESLSLLNPNPGAPDPNEDKPSSIASNSFGGRGDEIFGAPGDILLTTPMLTVDGGSKINSSTGSSGTGGNIFINAEKISMSGQTANINVGDLRNFGEFQSSGIFTNSLGGNCSGPCGYAGNVNITTNSIVLGKGAQINSSTTTEGKGGMITVNASGAISLSGTLKDETPGGVFSGTTGTDHGSGPGGTISLASGQNFTLSDGATVSASSSGPSNAGNINITGHDTILIDKATVTTEAAQASGGNITLTANDMIQLVDSTISSSVKGDETTGGGDINLDPDFIILQNSQILAKAVAGKGGNIDLVASKAVLLDAQSTLDASSQTGISGSVTIESPIQVLSGTIAPLPDQSVNVATLYAARCVAGEGGHFSTFVDSKSDSVAATPGTFLASPFLPQVSSSSAGVSGDTGTPSVDSGKDPTPSIQLAAYSPPVLFGQGDENSSFCP, from the coding sequence TTGAGCGTTGGTATCGCGGCGGAGGCACAGGTGCCTCCGCCTCCCATCACCTCATCGGGACTTAATACCCAGGTCAGTGCGCCGGTGAATCTTCCTGGTGGAGCGGTCCAGCATAATATCACCGGAGGCACAAGGCCAGGCGGTGGAGCAAACCTGTTTCATAGCTTTGGAGAATTCGGAGTTCCGACGAACAACATTGCCAACTTCCTGAATGATTCTGCACTTCCGACGACCAACATCCTCAGCCGTGTTACTGGCGGCAATCCCTCGAACATTTTCGGAACCATTCAGACCCAAGGCTTCGCGAATGCCAACCTGTTCCTGATGAATCCTGCCGGGATTGTGTTTGGACCCAATGCCTCCTTGAATGTGGGCGGAGCCGCTCATTTCACGACCGCAGATTATTTAAAACTCAGTGACGGAGTGCAATTCACCGCCATGCCGAGTGCGCAGGATGCGCTGTTGAGTGTGGCGCCGGTCGCGGCTTTTGGTTTTCTTGCGGCGAATCCAGCGCCTATATCCGTGGAAGGAAGCGCGTTATCGGTTTCAGACGGACAAACGCTCTCATTTGTTGGGGGAGACATTACAATTGGCAGCGGCCTGAATGCGCTGGGAGGAAAAATTGCCTTAGCCAGTGTGGGTTCTCCGGGGGAAGTATTGGCCGATACCTACGCCAGCGTACCAAACGTGAATGGGGAGTCATTCACCAAAATGGGGAAAATTTCTCTGTTGGAAGGAACACTCTTGAATGTCTCAGGCGACTCGGCGGGCACCGTCATTATTCGTGGGGGTCAGTTGATGATGACTCATGCAACCATTTCGGCGGACACGGTTGATAGTGATGGAGCCTCAACCGCCATCGACGTCGATGTTACCGGGGACCTTTCCATTTTGGCCGTAGACGGTCCTGCTCTAACTGCCAGAACGCGCGGAAAGGGTAATGCGGGAGACATTAGGCTAAAATCAGGAGGAAACATGGACTTTTCTGTGATGCCAAGTGAAGAGTTCCTGAATGAGGGGAATGGCTTGCTGCCGATTATCGATACTCAAACATTCGGACTGGGAAATGCGGGGAATATAACTATGGCCAGCCAGGGCAATATAACGGTCAAAGGGGACCTAAACTTTGATGTTTTAGCCTTTCTTGCCAGCACCGGCAACGACGGATTGAACACCGGCAATGGAGGAGATTTGTCCATTACTGCAAATAACTTTTTTAATGATTACTCTTTTTTCAGTACCGGAAGCTACTATTCGTTCTTTAGTGGCGGTGAAGGGGCTAGCAATGCCGGAAACGTTACCATCTCGGCAACTGAGAAAATTAATTTATACTTTTCGGATATCGTTACCGATTCCTTTGATTTCATCAACGATGTTGGTGGCGGTAGGTCTGGGGATGTGACGTTGAAGGCCCATGAAATCAATTTTGATCAGAGTAATATTTCGACGACAGGTTGGATTCAAAGTGGTAACGTGACCGTCAACGCAGACATTCTTACCATGTCAGACTCCCTATTTGAAACTATAAACCGGACTGTTCCGGGTGGTGCGGTTACCATAACAGGACGGGTCATTGAACTTTCGGGAAGCAGTATCGTATCCACGACAAAGGAAAATGCGGACGCCGGGGATATTACCATTACCGCGTTCGAAAGCCTTTCACTGTTGAATCCTAATCCTGGTGCACCTGACCCTAATGAGGATAAACCTAGTTCCATTGCAAGTAATTCTTTTGGGGGGCGGGGAGATGAAATTTTTGGGGCTCCAGGAGATATCCTGCTTACGACTCCCATGCTGACGGTTGATGGAGGCTCCAAAATCAACAGCTCGACCGGATCGAGCGGTACTGGGGGCAACATCTTCATCAACGCAGAGAAAATTTCCATGTCAGGCCAAACAGCTAATATTAACGTAGGCGATCTACGGAATTTTGGCGAATTCCAGTCCTCAGGGATTTTCACCAATTCGCTTGGCGGGAATTGTTCTGGGCCTTGTGGTTATGCGGGGAATGTGAACATCACGACGAATTCAATTGTACTGGGAAAAGGCGCCCAGATTAATAGCAGCACGACTACCGAAGGCAAGGGTGGTATGATCACTGTGAACGCCTCCGGAGCCATTTCCCTTTCCGGGACTTTGAAGGACGAAACGCCTGGTGGTGTGTTCAGTGGGACAACGGGGACGGATCACGGCTCAGGGCCAGGCGGGACGATTTCGTTGGCCTCAGGCCAGAACTTCACCCTCAGTGATGGAGCCACGGTCTCCGCGAGCAGCAGCGGTCCGAGCAACGCTGGGAACATCAATATTACCGGCCATGACACGATTCTGATTGACAAGGCCACCGTGACCACGGAAGCGGCTCAAGCTTCCGGCGGCAATATCACGCTCACCGCCAACGACATGATTCAACTGGTCGACAGCACCATTTCCAGCTCGGTTAAAGGTGATGAGACGACGGGCGGGGGCGATATCAATTTAGATCCGGATTTCATCATTCTCCAAAACAGTCAGATCCTGGCCAAGGCGGTGGCGGGAAAGGGGGGCAATATCGACCTGGTTGCGAGCAAGGCCGTCTTATTGGATGCGCAGAGTACGTTGGATGCCTCCTCGCAAACGGGGATCAGCGGCTCGGTGACGATTGAGTCGCCCATTCAAGTGCTGAGCGGGACGATCGCGCCTCTGCCTGATCAGTCGGTGAATGTGGCCACCCTCTATGCGGCCCGCTGTGTGGCGGGAGAGGGCGGCCACTTTAGTACCTTTGTGGATTCCAAGTCCGACAGTGTGGCGGCCACCCCCGGTACATTTTTAGCCAGCCCGTTTCTCCCCCAAGTGAGTTCATCCTCCGCGGGCGTGTCGGGTGATACCGGTACGCCCTCCGTGGATTCTGGCAAAGACCCAACTCCCTCTATCCAGTTGGCGGCTTATTCTCCTCCCGTTCTGTTCGGGCAGGGTGATGAGAATTCTTCTTTCTGTCCCTAA
- a CDS encoding S8 family serine peptidase, which produces MKRILRAINLLQVASLIFFVGLESGAVSEALGQHITKPKPKSFLIEGEFVVLFPDELLENLIAIKELFSSTEDVMKIQRKFWLGKDPGKMVLPSIDKPSGLSNKNLLDLQKILPFIPTPDENKALAFQAQSLTNLRDIIDNTDFKKFNLKSQPEILNSILGTVVFKTDKGETEKTLKDALIGAINAKSKPTIGGVKNFTKGMNKIIVEQNVRLVLHSHRQSPPNDAFWLTDNQTQITDADGLVQPISKLWGLEKIGMVKAWEKLEEQGILNWSQREAGKIIVAIIDSGLMVKHPDLEKNIWVNPKNSGNNLNGYMNDTHGVNILALPKYQSSMAHCARDQTEGDLVDENGHGTQIAGEIAAEGNNDDVSRGGNTEALQALGVVGNGLVKLMGVKIFCPEISGPIEINGPPREFGTYDHAIEAIDYASKMGAHVVNISWSVPPNLHKAEILKKHIRRVENDVTFVVAAGSPPGGGSVNIDDETNKIYPQGFGSEPDIVNVIVVTATTMEDKLKVGSNFGPNTVDNGSPGDSIFTTGFHFGSGEATVKQADGTSFAAPFVAGCVALIQAVRQAKEKDLLPPQKIREILMETGDPSPDLRNRVKKNSQGKETRLNCDNALAEVIAIS; this is translated from the coding sequence ATGAAGAGAATTCTCAGGGCGATAAATCTTCTGCAAGTTGCCAGCTTGATTTTTTTTGTAGGTTTGGAATCCGGAGCTGTGTCCGAGGCTCTTGGCCAACACATAACCAAACCCAAGCCCAAAAGCTTTTTAATAGAGGGGGAGTTTGTCGTACTGTTTCCAGATGAGTTACTTGAAAATCTAATAGCCATAAAGGAATTATTTAGTAGCACAGAAGATGTCATGAAAATCCAGCGAAAATTTTGGCTTGGGAAAGACCCAGGGAAAATGGTACTTCCTTCCATTGATAAGCCATCTGGTCTTTCTAATAAAAACCTATTGGATTTACAAAAGATACTTCCTTTTATTCCTACTCCCGATGAAAATAAGGCATTGGCCTTTCAAGCCCAATCACTAACTAATTTAAGAGATATTATTGACAATACCGATTTCAAAAAATTCAATTTAAAATCCCAACCCGAGATATTAAATTCAATCCTAGGGACAGTGGTTTTCAAAACAGATAAAGGGGAGACAGAAAAGACTCTGAAGGATGCTCTTATAGGGGCCATTAACGCAAAATCAAAGCCTACCATAGGGGGAGTAAAAAATTTTACTAAAGGAATGAATAAGATTATTGTCGAACAAAACGTTAGACTTGTTCTTCACTCTCACAGACAATCGCCTCCAAACGATGCTTTCTGGCTGACGGACAATCAAACTCAAATAACCGATGCAGATGGGCTAGTACAGCCGATTTCCAAATTATGGGGTTTGGAAAAAATAGGCATGGTAAAGGCATGGGAAAAACTTGAAGAGCAGGGAATATTAAATTGGTCTCAACGCGAAGCCGGAAAAATTATTGTAGCCATCATAGATTCGGGATTGATGGTGAAACATCCTGATTTGGAAAAAAACATATGGGTAAATCCAAAAAATAGCGGCAATAATCTCAACGGGTACATGAATGATACCCATGGGGTGAATATCTTAGCCTTGCCAAAATACCAATCGAGTATGGCCCATTGTGCGCGAGACCAAACAGAGGGTGACCTTGTTGATGAAAATGGACATGGAACCCAAATAGCAGGGGAAATTGCAGCAGAGGGAAATAATGATGACGTATCACGTGGGGGTAATACAGAAGCTTTACAGGCTTTAGGAGTAGTCGGCAATGGACTCGTGAAGCTGATGGGAGTGAAGATTTTTTGTCCTGAGATATCCGGACCCATCGAAATAAACGGCCCACCTAGAGAATTCGGGACGTATGATCACGCTATTGAGGCCATAGATTACGCCAGCAAGATGGGGGCTCATGTCGTTAATATCAGCTGGTCTGTTCCGCCTAACCTGCATAAAGCAGAAATTCTAAAGAAGCATATCAGAAGAGTAGAAAACGATGTCACATTTGTGGTTGCGGCGGGAAGCCCTCCTGGCGGGGGTTCTGTAAATATTGATGATGAGACAAATAAAATTTATCCGCAGGGATTTGGTTCCGAGCCGGATATTGTGAATGTGATTGTGGTGACAGCCACGACGATGGAAGATAAATTAAAAGTGGGGTCAAATTTTGGTCCCAATACCGTGGATAATGGTAGCCCCGGCGATAGTATCTTTACTACAGGTTTTCATTTTGGTAGTGGAGAAGCAACTGTTAAGCAAGCAGATGGGACCTCTTTTGCCGCTCCATTTGTAGCAGGGTGTGTGGCTCTGATTCAGGCTGTGAGGCAAGCTAAGGAAAAAGACCTTCTTCCCCCCCAAAAAATCCGAGAGATTCTAATGGAGACCGGGGACCCCAGCCCGGACCTTAGGAATCGAGTGAAGAAAAACTCTCAGGGGAAAGAAACACGTTTGAATTGTGACAATGCTCTGGCGGAAGTTATAGCTATTAGTTAG
- a CDS encoding DUF3800 domain-containing protein has protein sequence MKCSIEPSGVSRFSFLWQGAHPVVLMLTAYLDDSGHKDDASAPIFSVGGVVAPKEAWSQFEMEWGEVLKSFQVKQAHMKHFAHKRGEFEGWSEDKRRAFLGQLMKIMDVYVNFYVGAVLPVEDFKNLPAQKRNELNDPYFACFQVSIHGVGIYVEAHFPDEKVDIVFDRRAKSKGLGGELFDRCIECLEVGNRLGTLTFGTNLDFLPLQAADLVAYELNHYRRGSGKIAESRWPIQELVRQIKNSDKECFFDFFDSKTRPLGQFL, from the coding sequence ATGAAATGTTCAATTGAGCCGTCTGGCGTTTCAAGGTTTTCTTTTTTATGGCAAGGGGCGCATCCGGTAGTCCTGATGTTAACTGCGTATTTAGATGATAGCGGGCACAAAGATGATGCCTCTGCCCCAATATTTTCTGTTGGTGGCGTTGTCGCTCCAAAAGAGGCATGGAGTCAATTTGAAATGGAATGGGGCGAAGTCTTAAAAAGCTTTCAAGTGAAACAAGCTCACATGAAACACTTTGCGCATAAGCGAGGAGAGTTTGAGGGATGGTCGGAAGACAAGCGGAGAGCCTTTTTAGGACAACTCATGAAAATAATGGATGTATACGTGAATTTTTATGTGGGAGCGGTCTTGCCTGTTGAAGATTTCAAAAATTTACCAGCCCAAAAAAGAAATGAACTCAATGATCCCTACTTCGCATGTTTTCAAGTCAGTATTCATGGAGTTGGGATTTACGTGGAAGCTCATTTTCCTGACGAGAAAGTTGATATTGTCTTTGACCGTCGAGCGAAATCGAAAGGGTTAGGCGGTGAATTATTTGACCGATGTATCGAATGTCTGGAGGTAGGAAATCGTCTAGGAACCCTTACCTTCGGGACAAACTTGGATTTTTTACCTTTGCAGGCAGCCGATTTGGTTGCGTATGAATTGAATCACTATCGTCGGGGGAGCGGGAAAATTGCCGAATCGCGCTGGCCAATACAGGAATTAGTTCGGCAAATTAAAAATTCAGACAAGGAATGTTTTTTTGATTTCTTTGATAGCAAAACGAGACCGCTTGGGCAGTTTCTGTAG
- a CDS encoding HigA family addiction module antidote protein, with protein MQMKNPPHPGTSVWEDCMEPLGLSVGKGAEILGVSRQFLNKLVKGKAGISAEMAIRLEKAFGGGAETWLRMQAAFDLAQAEKHSGKIKVKRVPELAGTAQG; from the coding sequence ATGCAAATGAAGAATCCCCCTCATCCTGGAACATCAGTTTGGGAAGATTGCATGGAACCGCTTGGCCTGTCTGTAGGAAAAGGGGCCGAGATACTCGGAGTTTCGCGGCAGTTCTTGAATAAGCTCGTGAAAGGCAAGGCAGGGATTTCCGCAGAAATGGCGATCCGTTTGGAAAAGGCGTTCGGCGGCGGGGCAGAGACGTGGTTGCGGATGCAGGCAGCCTTTGATCTTGCCCAGGCGGAAAAGCATTCAGGGAAAATTAAGGTTAAGCGTGTGCCAGAGCTAGCTGGAACCGCCCAGGGGTAA
- a CDS encoding IS1595 family transposase, protein MKTIDAFDKQFPTEDACKAFLVAARWPSGIQCPRCHGKDRIYHLASKPFHWICKNIGCGGKNGYRFSLFTHTIFQGTKIPLIQWFKVGYLMLVAKKGVSALQLHRVIFGEDSGSDYRTTWYMCHRWRAAMKGDVLPLTGEVEVDETYVGGKDKNRHRNKRVGVSGGTGKVAVIGAISRKGMVITKAIERTDSATLQGFIHESVASDVSLVATDEHSGYRLLKKKGYPHQSVSHAKGEYVRGHVHTANLDSFWSLFKRGIMGSFHHVSKQYLPLYLNEFSFRHNARHSPDAFVDLITTSHY, encoded by the coding sequence ATGAAAACCATCGACGCCTTTGACAAACAATTCCCCACTGAAGATGCCTGCAAAGCCTTTCTGGTTGCGGCGCGTTGGCCATCTGGCATTCAATGCCCACGGTGTCATGGGAAGGATCGCATCTACCATCTGGCGTCGAAACCTTTTCATTGGATTTGTAAGAATATCGGATGTGGAGGGAAGAACGGCTACCGCTTCTCTCTCTTTACTCACACCATTTTCCAGGGAACCAAAATACCTCTTATCCAATGGTTCAAAGTAGGCTACTTGATGCTCGTTGCCAAGAAAGGCGTCAGTGCCTTGCAACTGCATCGGGTGATCTTCGGGGAAGATTCCGGCTCTGATTACCGCACCACTTGGTATATGTGCCATCGGTGGAGAGCCGCCATGAAGGGCGATGTGCTGCCATTGACAGGGGAAGTGGAAGTGGATGAAACCTATGTAGGAGGAAAAGATAAAAATCGCCATCGTAATAAACGTGTTGGGGTGTCTGGGGGAACTGGCAAGGTGGCCGTTATTGGAGCCATCTCACGAAAGGGGATGGTCATTACCAAGGCCATCGAACGTACTGATTCGGCTACGCTTCAAGGGTTTATTCATGAGTCCGTGGCTAGCGATGTGTCATTAGTCGCCACTGACGAGCATTCAGGGTATCGCCTATTAAAGAAAAAAGGCTATCCCCATCAATCGGTGTCACATGCTAAAGGTGAGTATGTGCGTGGCCATGTCCATACTGCCAACCTCGATAGCTTTTGGTCCTTGTTTAAACGTGGGATCATGGGGAGTTTCCATCATGTCAGCAAGCAATACCTTCCCCTCTACCTCAATGAGTTTTCCTTCCGTCACAATGCCCGGCATAGCCCCGATGCTTTCGTGGACTTGATTACGACGAGCCACTACTAG
- a CDS encoding sigma-54-dependent Fis family transcriptional regulator → MASRSGNEATSHKRIDLPETFLLQINQEQELQTLLQLIEKESRRLLQAEGISVFLLDRKECELWFPLPVSGRVLRLDARLGIAGACVASGELINVKDVQSDSRFFSGIDAQTKRQTQTLLALPVRDRTGDIIGVFEAVNKKGKSFTVQDEMVAQALVDSIAIPLQKFHVMEQLRRERERLQQENAHLWKEVEGQYSTKKLMGNSLPMQRLIRIIDQVRDSSVDVLITGENGTGKELVAKAIHYNSPRARQPFVAINCAALPETLIESELFGISKGTATDVEARIGKFEQANKGTLFLDEIGDLGVSAQAKVLRVLQERAVEPVGKREPVPLDIRIIAATNKNLEAAIKAGTFRDDLYYRLKVVHVHTPALREIPADIPLLVNYFLDLYSAQMDRPRKKLSAKAMQRFMEYSWPGNIRQLENEIKRLMVMVRGTTIHEEALEEGIRCPVQTTGGTLDPKGRSLHQAVDELEQRMIKETLLACRFNQVQTAKRLGLSRQGLIKKIKRHNIQVDHLRDEVYESP, encoded by the coding sequence ATGGCGAGTCGATCCGGAAATGAAGCAACCTCTCACAAGAGAATAGATCTTCCTGAAACATTTCTGCTTCAGATCAACCAGGAGCAGGAATTACAAACCTTGTTACAACTCATTGAAAAAGAATCACGCCGGTTACTGCAGGCGGAGGGGATCAGTGTGTTCCTGCTGGACCGGAAGGAATGTGAGCTGTGGTTTCCCCTGCCTGTGAGTGGTCGGGTACTGCGCCTGGATGCTCGCTTAGGGATTGCGGGCGCCTGTGTGGCGTCCGGAGAGTTGATCAATGTCAAAGATGTGCAATCGGACTCCAGATTTTTTTCCGGCATCGATGCACAAACGAAGCGGCAGACGCAGACCCTGTTGGCGCTGCCGGTTCGGGACAGAACCGGAGACATCATCGGAGTCTTTGAAGCCGTGAATAAAAAGGGCAAAAGCTTTACCGTCCAGGATGAAATGGTGGCTCAGGCATTGGTTGATAGCATCGCCATCCCTCTTCAGAAATTCCATGTGATGGAACAATTGCGGCGGGAACGCGAACGGTTGCAACAGGAAAACGCGCATTTGTGGAAAGAGGTCGAAGGACAGTACTCCACGAAAAAGCTGATGGGTAACAGTCTGCCCATGCAGCGACTGATCAGAATCATCGATCAGGTCCGGGATAGTTCAGTGGATGTGCTTATTACCGGGGAAAACGGAACCGGGAAGGAACTGGTAGCCAAAGCCATTCATTACAATAGCCCTCGAGCCCGTCAACCGTTTGTCGCGATCAATTGTGCCGCCCTCCCCGAAACGTTAATCGAAAGTGAATTATTCGGCATCAGCAAAGGCACGGCGACGGACGTGGAGGCCAGAATAGGCAAATTTGAACAGGCGAATAAGGGCACGCTGTTTCTGGATGAAATTGGAGATCTGGGCGTAAGCGCCCAGGCCAAAGTATTACGGGTGCTGCAGGAGCGAGCCGTCGAGCCGGTGGGGAAGCGAGAGCCGGTTCCTCTCGATATCAGGATCATTGCGGCCACCAATAAAAATTTAGAGGCCGCTATTAAAGCCGGCACGTTTCGAGACGATCTTTACTACCGTCTCAAAGTCGTGCATGTGCATACGCCGGCCTTACGGGAGATCCCGGCAGATATCCCCCTGCTCGTCAATTATTTTCTGGACCTCTACAGCGCGCAGATGGATCGACCCAGAAAAAAACTGTCCGCCAAGGCCATGCAGCGATTCATGGAATATTCCTGGCCCGGAAATATCCGGCAGTTAGAGAATGAAATCAAACGATTAATGGTCATGGTTCGTGGAACGACGATACACGAGGAAGCGCTCGAAGAAGGCATCCGATGCCCTGTCCAAACGACCGGAGGCACCCTAGATCCGAAAGGCCGGAGTCTCCATCAAGCCGTCGATGAATTGGAGCAACGCATGATCAAGGAGACCTTGTTGGCCTGCCGGTTCAATCAGGTCCAAACGGCCAAACGGTTGGGCTTAAGCCGGCAGGGACTCATCAAAAAAATCAAACGTCATAATATTCAGGTCGATCACTTGCGGGATGAAGTCTACGAATCCCCCTGA
- a CDS encoding adenylate/guanylate cyclase domain-containing protein — protein MGHSPLPSPAFQIGLMTLLVFLAVMGLRGEGFMESAELEAYDWSMRLRPTNTQPTPPITLVSITDQDIRTLGHWPVTDGVLARALDVMMTHHPRAIGVDIYRDLEVPPGRQELDRILEAHPEILMVMKFGKIEKGGIPGPAMLQGTDRTGFNDVVVDSGGIVRRGLLFLDDGTNFYRSFSLLLALQYLQHEKIVPKPSVENSDWLRLGKTVIRPFESHDGGYVEADAQGYQYLLDLKRGKDVFPTISFGAILEGKFNAELLQDHIVLVGVIAQGVKDYFYTSQCGTLTVCPPIPGLELHGYMVHQLLRLAKGEGQAPIATFSDSLEAAWIGLWVLGGGFIGVWVRGAWRFSLAVLMGMLLLSGVVVGGMMYGTWIPFIPPVIGLVINAMVVTAWLSNREKQDRALLMSLFSRHVSSEVAQAVWEKREQFLEKGRLRPQKLVVTTLFTDLEGFTTVAENMEPDTVLDWLNTYMERMVKIITNHGGMVDDYHGDMIKADFGVFRLGQTEADKRQDVNHAVSCAVALEQEMRHLNSQWQQQGLPAVRMRIGIQTGPVVVGSLGSEQRLKFTTIGDSVNVASRLESFQKDSLETWPKEETCRILIGETTKHYLGNHPWRLKEVGVIRLRGKANGISVYRLITKTGSPETRPVTPIEQANG, from the coding sequence GTGGGCCATTCTCCTCTTCCTTCTCCCGCCTTTCAAATCGGGCTCATGACTCTCCTGGTTTTTCTGGCTGTGATGGGGCTTCGGGGGGAAGGCTTTATGGAAAGTGCGGAACTGGAAGCCTACGATTGGTCAATGCGTCTCCGTCCGACCAACACCCAGCCGACCCCACCGATTACGCTGGTGTCGATTACGGACCAGGATATCCGGACCTTGGGGCATTGGCCGGTAACAGATGGAGTCCTTGCCCGAGCCCTGGACGTCATGATGACACACCACCCTCGAGCGATCGGAGTGGATATCTACCGGGATTTGGAAGTGCCGCCCGGTCGGCAGGAATTGGACCGGATACTTGAGGCGCATCCGGAAATTCTGATGGTCATGAAATTCGGAAAAATTGAGAAGGGGGGTATTCCCGGTCCGGCCATGTTGCAAGGCACGGATCGTACCGGATTTAACGATGTGGTCGTCGATTCCGGCGGGATCGTTCGCCGGGGTCTCTTATTCCTGGATGATGGGACCAATTTCTATCGGTCCTTTTCATTGCTGCTGGCCCTCCAATATTTACAGCATGAGAAGATCGTCCCCAAGCCGTCCGTTGAGAATTCCGACTGGCTGCGACTTGGAAAAACGGTCATTCGACCCTTCGAATCGCACGACGGGGGGTATGTGGAAGCCGATGCCCAGGGATATCAATATCTGTTAGATCTTAAACGGGGGAAGGACGTCTTTCCGACCATTTCCTTTGGAGCCATACTGGAAGGAAAATTCAATGCGGAGTTGCTTCAGGACCACATCGTGCTTGTTGGAGTTATCGCCCAGGGCGTCAAAGATTATTTTTATACCTCTCAATGCGGAACACTCACGGTATGTCCCCCAATTCCCGGACTTGAATTGCATGGATACATGGTGCACCAACTGCTCCGCTTAGCGAAGGGCGAGGGCCAGGCCCCCATCGCGACATTTTCAGATTCCCTGGAAGCCGCCTGGATCGGGTTATGGGTGCTCGGGGGCGGATTCATCGGCGTGTGGGTTCGAGGTGCCTGGCGTTTCTCTCTGGCTGTGCTCATGGGGATGCTGCTGCTAAGCGGAGTGGTGGTGGGCGGAATGATGTATGGGACGTGGATCCCGTTTATCCCGCCGGTCATTGGATTGGTCATCAACGCCATGGTGGTGACAGCCTGGCTTTCGAACCGGGAAAAGCAGGACCGGGCGCTCCTGATGTCGCTTTTTTCCCGGCATGTCTCTTCAGAAGTGGCTCAAGCTGTTTGGGAGAAGCGGGAACAATTTTTAGAAAAGGGCCGGTTGCGCCCACAAAAATTGGTGGTAACAACCTTGTTTACGGATCTTGAAGGATTTACGACTGTGGCAGAAAACATGGAACCCGACACGGTCCTGGACTGGCTCAACACCTACATGGAGCGCATGGTGAAAATCATTACCAATCATGGCGGGATGGTTGATGATTATCACGGAGACATGATCAAAGCGGATTTCGGGGTATTCCGGCTGGGACAAACGGAAGCCGACAAGCGGCAGGATGTCAACCATGCAGTCAGTTGTGCCGTGGCTCTGGAACAGGAAATGCGACATCTCAATTCTCAATGGCAGCAACAGGGGTTGCCCGCGGTGCGAATGCGTATAGGCATCCAAACGGGGCCGGTGGTCGTCGGAAGTCTGGGCAGTGAACAACGGTTGAAATTTACGACCATTGGAGACTCGGTCAATGTTGCCTCCCGGTTGGAAAGTTTTCAAAAAGACTCGCTGGAGACCTGGCCCAAAGAAGAAACCTGCCGGATTCTGATTGGAGAGACGACCAAACACTATCTCGGGAACCATCCGTGGAGACTCAAAGAAGTCGGCGTGATCAGGCTAAGGGGTAAAGCCAATGGCATTTCCGTTTACCGGCTGATCACGAAGACGGGCAGTCCGGAAACTCGTCCGGTGACTCCCATCGAACAAGCCAACGGATAG